One window of the Rosa rugosa chromosome 3, drRosRugo1.1, whole genome shotgun sequence genome contains the following:
- the LOC133735796 gene encoding uncharacterized protein LOC133735796: MCCDCQTDTSGVGHRYHCQSCGQWICGKCIQGGEWDGLTSSDEVGEKFCKFCSEVRLRRECGRKCSEKVHPSASPEESPEPPSPCFSSETIRCGADDESTRTDHLSKYLEAQDIGYSPRAVKSMTSFSSYPSPVAVHCSHSRSDEEEAEDLAKNFCSPSSEYCDDNLDIDLNSVSARSELYSLRSLGSSQFDCSSRIYYTSSKGHSVQQRHEGIPATQSDESFGRQTKAVLKRPGREGGEREEKA, translated from the exons ATGTGTTGTGATTGCCAGACAGACACCAGTGGAGTTGGTCATAGATATCACTGCCAAAGCTGTGGGCAGTGGATTTGTGGCAAGTGTATTCAGGGTGGTGAGTGGGATGGTTTGACGAGCAGTGATGAAGTTGGAGAGAAGTTCTGCAAGTTTTGTTCTGAGGTTAGATTAAGGAGGGAATGTGGAAGAAAGTGTAGTGAGAAGGTGCATCCTTCTGCCTCTCCTGAAGAAAGCCCTGAACCACCATCCCCGTGTTTTAGCAGCGAAACTATCAGGTGTGGTGCGGATGATGAATCCACTCGGACTGATCATCTGTCAAAGTATCTTGAAGCCCAGGATATTGGCTATTCTCCCCGTGCTGTCAAGAGTATGACTTCATTTAGTTCTTACCCATCTCCAGTAGCTGTTCATTGCTCTCATAGTAG GAGTGATGAAGAAGAGGCAGAAGATTTGGCAAAGAACTTTTGCAGCCCTTCAAGTGAATATTGTGATGACAATTTGGATATAGATTTAAATAGTGTTAGTGCTAGAAGTGAGTTATACAGTTTGAGGTCTCTGGGATCAAGTCAGTTTGATTGCTCATCTAGAATTTACTATACTTCTAGTAAAGGGCATTCAGTACAGCAGAGGCATGAAGGCATCCCAGCGACTCAGAGTGATGAATCCTTTGGTCGACAGACTAAGGCTGTTTTAAAAAGGCCTGGAagagaggggggagagagagaagaaaaggccTGA